A single window of Bradyrhizobium daqingense DNA harbors:
- the argS gene encoding arginine--tRNA ligase has protein sequence MPETTSSLHLFADVLARVHAACRTLAVEANWPEGIDFSRVVVEPPRDASHGDMATNAAMVLAKEAKAKPRDLAEKIAERLRTDALIAKVDVAGPGFINLTLKPAAWAEALRTVLREGADYGRVRGGSKVNVEYVSANPTGPMHVGHCRGAVFGDALASLLQFGGHDVTREYYINDAGAQVDVLARSAFLRYREALGQDIGAIPEGLYPGDYLKPVGAALAKEHGDKLLGMSEAEWLPTVRAKAIAMMMDEIKDDLAALNIRHDVFFSERSLIETGNNKVAETIDFLRAKGDIYEGRLPPPKGAPVEDWEDREQLLFRATAYGDDVDRPLIKSDNSYTYFASDIAYHRDKFDRGFAEMIDVWGADHGGYIKRMQAAVKATTSGKGALDVKIVQLVKLLRNGEPVKMSKRSGDFVTLREVVDEVGQDAVRFMMLYRKNDAVLDFDLAKVMEQSRDNPVFYVQYGHARGHSIFRNARAEVFPELPEDTAGRIAWLSESAVERLSDPVELELLKCLAIYPRMLEAAASAHEPHRIAFYLYDLASEFHALWTKGRDLPYLRFIINNDADLTKARLAMVQGVVSVLASGLAILGVHAPDEMR, from the coding sequence ATGCCCGAGACCACCTCATCCCTGCATTTGTTCGCTGACGTGCTCGCGCGCGTGCACGCCGCCTGCCGTACGCTGGCCGTGGAAGCCAACTGGCCCGAGGGCATCGATTTCTCCCGCGTGGTGGTCGAGCCGCCGCGCGATGCCTCCCATGGCGACATGGCGACGAATGCCGCCATGGTGCTTGCGAAAGAGGCCAAGGCAAAGCCCCGTGATCTCGCCGAAAAGATCGCCGAGCGGCTGCGCACCGACGCGCTGATCGCCAAGGTCGATGTCGCCGGCCCCGGCTTCATCAACCTGACCTTGAAGCCGGCCGCCTGGGCCGAGGCGCTGCGCACGGTGCTGCGCGAGGGCGCCGATTACGGCCGCGTCCGCGGTGGCTCCAAGGTCAATGTCGAATACGTTTCGGCCAACCCGACCGGGCCGATGCATGTCGGCCATTGCCGCGGCGCCGTGTTCGGCGACGCGCTGGCGAGCCTGCTCCAGTTCGGCGGCCACGACGTCACGCGCGAATATTACATCAACGATGCCGGCGCCCAAGTCGACGTGCTCGCGCGCTCCGCGTTCCTCAGGTACCGCGAGGCGCTGGGACAGGACATCGGTGCGATCCCGGAAGGGCTCTATCCCGGCGATTACCTCAAGCCTGTCGGCGCGGCGCTGGCGAAAGAGCACGGCGACAAGCTGCTCGGGATGAGCGAGGCCGAGTGGCTGCCGACGGTGCGCGCCAAGGCGATCGCGATGATGATGGACGAGATCAAGGACGATCTCGCCGCCCTCAACATCCGCCACGACGTGTTCTTCTCCGAGCGCTCACTGATCGAGACCGGCAACAACAAGGTCGCCGAGACCATCGACTTCCTGCGCGCCAAGGGCGACATCTATGAGGGCCGCCTGCCGCCGCCAAAGGGTGCGCCCGTCGAGGACTGGGAGGACCGCGAGCAGCTGCTGTTCAGGGCGACCGCCTATGGCGACGACGTCGATCGTCCGCTGATCAAGTCGGACAATTCCTACACCTACTTCGCGTCCGACATCGCCTACCACAGGGACAAGTTCGACCGCGGCTTTGCCGAGATGATCGACGTTTGGGGCGCCGACCATGGCGGCTACATCAAGCGCATGCAGGCGGCGGTGAAGGCGACCACGTCGGGCAAGGGCGCGCTCGACGTCAAGATCGTGCAGCTGGTGAAGCTGCTGCGCAACGGCGAGCCCGTGAAAATGTCCAAGCGGAGCGGGGACTTCGTCACCTTGCGTGAGGTGGTGGATGAGGTCGGCCAGGATGCCGTCCGCTTCATGATGCTTTACCGGAAGAACGATGCGGTACTCGATTTCGACCTCGCCAAGGTCATGGAACAATCGCGCGACAACCCGGTGTTCTACGTCCAGTACGGTCACGCCCGCGGCCACTCGATCTTCCGCAACGCGCGGGCCGAGGTGTTCCCAGAACTGCCGGAGGATACAGCCGGACGGATCGCTTGGCTGAGTGAGTCGGCGGTCGAACGGCTGTCAGACCCGGTCGAGCTTGAACTTCTCAAGTGCCTCGCAATTTATCCGCGGATGCTGGAAGCCGCAGCCAGCGCCCACGAGCCACACCGAATTGCCTTTTATCTCTATGATTTAGCCAGCGAATTTCATGCGCTTTGGACGAAGGGGCGCGATTTGCCCTATTTACGCTTCATTATCAATAATGATGCAGATCTAACAAAGGCGCGGCTGGCAATGGTCCAGGGCGTCGTCTCAGTCCTGGCATCGGGCCTCGCCATCCTCGGCGTCCATGCCCCGGACGAGATGCGGTAG
- a CDS encoding deoxyguanosinetriphosphate triphosphohydrolase has protein sequence MSVGMAAPRAPYACDPDRSRGRLVAEPPSRTRSPFRRDCDRVIHSTAFRRLKYKTQVFVFHEGDHYRTRLTHSLEVAQIARALARQLGLDEDLTETLALAHDLGHPPFGHAGERALDACLKAFGGFDHNAQTLRVVAALEHRYPEFDGLNLTWESLEGIVKHNGPLTDRSGAPTGRYREHGIPVGIADYIRTYDLELWSFASLEAQVAAIADDIAYDAHDIDDGLRAGLFHLDDLKVMPLTAEIIAETSAHYPDLEDVRRGAELVRELISHLIGAVFAEARKNLAALKPQSAQDVRQLSRALVTFPAEVAEEEAAIKRFLYQHMYRHKRVMRVMAEAEQILFDLFARYLKEPSELPPEWLLGAEADNEGDRARRIGNFIAGMTDRFALTEHQRLFDSTPDLR, from the coding sequence GTGTCCGTCGGAATGGCAGCCCCCCGCGCGCCCTATGCTTGCGACCCCGATCGCAGCCGCGGCCGGCTGGTGGCCGAGCCCCCGAGTCGGACCCGCAGCCCGTTCCGGCGGGATTGCGACCGGGTCATCCATTCCACGGCGTTCCGCCGCCTGAAGTACAAGACCCAGGTGTTCGTGTTCCATGAGGGCGACCATTATCGCACCCGGCTGACCCATTCGCTGGAGGTGGCGCAGATCGCCCGCGCACTGGCCCGGCAACTCGGCCTCGACGAGGACCTCACTGAGACCCTGGCGCTGGCGCACGACCTCGGCCATCCGCCGTTCGGCCATGCCGGCGAGCGGGCGCTGGACGCTTGCCTGAAGGCGTTCGGCGGCTTCGACCACAACGCCCAAACGCTCCGCGTCGTCGCCGCGCTGGAGCACCGTTACCCCGAGTTCGACGGTCTGAACCTGACCTGGGAGTCGCTGGAGGGCATCGTCAAGCATAACGGCCCGCTGACCGATCGCAGCGGCGCGCCCACCGGGCGCTACCGCGAGCACGGAATTCCCGTCGGGATCGCCGACTACATCAGGACCTATGATCTCGAATTGTGGAGCTTCGCCTCGCTGGAGGCCCAAGTCGCCGCGATCGCCGACGACATCGCCTATGACGCCCACGACATCGATGACGGCCTGCGCGCCGGTCTGTTCCACCTCGACGATCTCAAGGTGATGCCGCTGACGGCGGAGATCATCGCCGAGACCTCGGCGCATTATCCCGATCTCGAAGACGTCAGGCGTGGCGCCGAGCTGGTGCGCGAGCTGATCTCGCACCTGATCGGTGCGGTGTTCGCTGAGGCCCGGAAGAACCTTGCGGCGCTCAAGCCGCAATCGGCCCAGGATGTCCGCCAGCTGAGCCGGGCTCTGGTCACGTTTCCTGCGGAGGTCGCTGAGGAGGAGGCCGCCATCAAGCGCTTCCTGTACCAGCACATGTACCGTCACAAGCGAGTGATGCGGGTGATGGCGGAGGCGGAGCAGATCCTGTTCGACCTGTTCGCGAGATATTTGAAGGAGCCATCCGAACTGCCACCGGAATGGCTGCTCGGGGCGGAGGCGGACAATGAGGGCGACCGGGCCCGCCGGATCGGCAATTTCATTGCCGGAATGACCGACCGTTTCGCCCTGACCGAGCACCAGCGGCTTTTTGACTCGACCCCGGATTTGCGTTAG
- the erpA gene encoding iron-sulfur cluster insertion protein ErpA translates to MTTAVTISDRAARRIGEILKGEGSGAMLRISVEGGGCSGFQYKFDIDRARTDDDLVIEQDNAVVLVDSASQPFLAGSQVDFVDDLIGASFRVNNPNATASCGCGTSFSV, encoded by the coding sequence ATGACGACTGCCGTGACCATCAGCGACCGGGCCGCGCGCCGGATTGGGGAGATACTCAAGGGCGAAGGTTCGGGTGCGATGCTGCGCATTTCGGTCGAGGGCGGCGGCTGCTCCGGCTTTCAGTACAAGTTCGACATCGACCGCGCCCGCACCGACGACGATCTCGTGATCGAACAGGACAACGCGGTGGTGCTGGTCGATTCGGCCTCGCAGCCGTTCCTGGCGGGATCGCAGGTCGATTTCGTCGACGACCTGATCGGCGCCTCGTTCCGCGTCAACAATCCCAATGCGACCGCATCCTGCG